A window of Festucalex cinctus isolate MCC-2025b chromosome 6, RoL_Fcin_1.0, whole genome shotgun sequence contains these coding sequences:
- the rnaseh2a gene encoding ribonuclease H2 subunit A isoform X1, producing the protein MSCHTDWNTVEVVKCFICSNISRPRQHLANLLVIAVMDTSAFDADNSVSCRLSSIIPDVCKTEDCCLGIDEAGRGPVLGPMVYGICFCPISKKEDLKGLKVADSKTLSEAERENLFQKLDDAKSFIGWALRILSPNTISTSMLQRTKCNLNTLSHDTAIGLVQFALDSGVQLREVFVDTVGPAEKYEEKLSKIFPGIDVTVRPKADSLFPIVSAASICAKVARDHVVKNWNFIEDLGDVDTEYGSGYPNDPKTKAWLLKYLDPVFGYPQFVRFSWSTAQTLIDSKAVTVHWDDDEEDGEKAAQRLANRSMLSYFSAPGGVKDQTQNHRFFTERRLKSVDSL; encoded by the exons ATGTCGTGTCATACTGACTGGAACACAGTTGAAGTCGTAAAGTGCTTCATTTGCAGCAACATTAGCCGTCCAAGACAGCATCTAGCTAACCTGTTAGTCATTG CCGTTATGGATACCAGCGCCTTCGACGCCGACAACTCTGTCAGCTGCCGGCTGTCATCCATCATCCCTGATGTCTGTAAGACTGAAGATTGTTGCCTGGGCATCGACGAAGCGGGCAGGGGACCAGTGCTGG gTCCAATGGTTTATGGAATATGCTTTTGTCCCATTTCCAAAAAGGAGGATCTAAAAGGCTTGAAAGTTGCAG ATTCAAAAACTTTATCAGAGGCAGAAAGAGAGAATCTCTTCCAAAAACTGGACGATGCCAAAAGTTTCATAGGCTGGGCCTTGCGTATTCTCTCCCCCAACACCATCTCCACCAGTATGTTACAGAG GACTAAATGCAACCTGAACACTCTGTCACATGACACAGCCATTGGTTTAGTTCAGTTTGCACTGGACAGTGGCGTACAGCTCAGAGAG GTGTTTGTAGACACAGTCGGCCCTGCTGAGAAGTACGAGGAGAAACTTTCCAAGATTTTCCCAGGCATCGATGTCACAGTGAGGCCAAAGGCTGACTCCCTCTTCCCTATCGTCAGTGCAGCTAGTATCTGTGCCAAG GTGGCCAGAGACCATGTTGTGAAGAACTGGAACTTCATTGAGGACCTAGGAGACGTGGACACCGAATACGGTTCAGGATACCCGAATG ACCCAAAGACTAAAGCGTGGCTCCTGAAGTACTTGGACCCGGTGTTTGGGTACCCCCAGTTTGTGCGCTTTAGCTGGAGCACGGCCCAGACCTTGATCGACAGCAAGGCTGTAACTGTCCATTG GGACGACGATGAGGAGGACGGCGAGAAGGCTGCGCAACGGCTGGCTAACAGGTCCATGCTGTCCTACTTCAGCGCACCAGGTGGCGTCAAAGACCAAACGCAAAATCACCGCTTCTTCACCGAGCGCAGGCTGAAGAGTGTGGACTCTCTCTGA
- the rnaseh2a gene encoding ribonuclease H2 subunit A isoform X2 — protein MDTSAFDADNSVSCRLSSIIPDVCKTEDCCLGIDEAGRGPVLGPMVYGICFCPISKKEDLKGLKVADSKTLSEAERENLFQKLDDAKSFIGWALRILSPNTISTSMLQRTKCNLNTLSHDTAIGLVQFALDSGVQLREVFVDTVGPAEKYEEKLSKIFPGIDVTVRPKADSLFPIVSAASICAKVARDHVVKNWNFIEDLGDVDTEYGSGYPNDPKTKAWLLKYLDPVFGYPQFVRFSWSTAQTLIDSKAVTVHWDDDEEDGEKAAQRLANRSMLSYFSAPGGVKDQTQNHRFFTERRLKSVDSL, from the exons ATGGATACCAGCGCCTTCGACGCCGACAACTCTGTCAGCTGCCGGCTGTCATCCATCATCCCTGATGTCTGTAAGACTGAAGATTGTTGCCTGGGCATCGACGAAGCGGGCAGGGGACCAGTGCTGG gTCCAATGGTTTATGGAATATGCTTTTGTCCCATTTCCAAAAAGGAGGATCTAAAAGGCTTGAAAGTTGCAG ATTCAAAAACTTTATCAGAGGCAGAAAGAGAGAATCTCTTCCAAAAACTGGACGATGCCAAAAGTTTCATAGGCTGGGCCTTGCGTATTCTCTCCCCCAACACCATCTCCACCAGTATGTTACAGAG GACTAAATGCAACCTGAACACTCTGTCACATGACACAGCCATTGGTTTAGTTCAGTTTGCACTGGACAGTGGCGTACAGCTCAGAGAG GTGTTTGTAGACACAGTCGGCCCTGCTGAGAAGTACGAGGAGAAACTTTCCAAGATTTTCCCAGGCATCGATGTCACAGTGAGGCCAAAGGCTGACTCCCTCTTCCCTATCGTCAGTGCAGCTAGTATCTGTGCCAAG GTGGCCAGAGACCATGTTGTGAAGAACTGGAACTTCATTGAGGACCTAGGAGACGTGGACACCGAATACGGTTCAGGATACCCGAATG ACCCAAAGACTAAAGCGTGGCTCCTGAAGTACTTGGACCCGGTGTTTGGGTACCCCCAGTTTGTGCGCTTTAGCTGGAGCACGGCCCAGACCTTGATCGACAGCAAGGCTGTAACTGTCCATTG GGACGACGATGAGGAGGACGGCGAGAAGGCTGCGCAACGGCTGGCTAACAGGTCCATGCTGTCCTACTTCAGCGCACCAGGTGGCGTCAAAGACCAAACGCAAAATCACCGCTTCTTCACCGAGCGCAGGCTGAAGAGTGTGGACTCTCTCTGA